A stretch of Flavobacteriales bacterium DNA encodes these proteins:
- a CDS encoding c-type cytochrome, producing MNRLRWIIMLLIGVIIGSCNQPDDDDSITTPYELNIPKGLPSMELFIPADNPMTVEGVALGRKLFYDPLLSGDNTQSCSSCHRQEQGFGDPRQFSQGIDGSIGNRNANALINLGWNQFGLFWDGRAATLQDLVFEPIRNPIEMNTTWPEVEAKLNASDEYLSLFDQAYNADRVDSVLVTKAISQFLRTLISGNSKFDKWYNQQSIQLSESETRGFVLFNGEGADCFHCHGLGGLITDNKFHNNGLDVTFQDGGRYLVTENAADLGKFRTPTLRNIEITAPYMHDGRFFTLEEVIDHYSEHILQSPTLDPLMKLVGNGGAQLTQQEKQDLLAFLKTFTDEEFLSNPDLSDPNP from the coding sequence ATGAACCGTTTGCGCTGGATAATCATGCTTCTGATAGGAGTGATAATTGGCAGTTGTAATCAGCCGGATGATGACGACTCGATAACCACTCCTTACGAATTGAACATTCCTAAAGGGTTACCATCAATGGAGCTTTTCATTCCTGCGGATAACCCAATGACCGTAGAAGGCGTTGCCTTGGGAAGGAAACTGTTCTATGATCCTCTTCTATCGGGCGATAATACGCAGTCGTGCTCAAGCTGTCACAGGCAGGAACAGGGCTTTGGGGACCCAAGACAGTTTAGCCAAGGAATTGATGGAAGCATAGGTAATAGAAATGCCAATGCCCTCATCAATCTTGGGTGGAATCAGTTCGGGTTATTCTGGGATGGTAGAGCCGCCACACTCCAGGATCTGGTATTTGAGCCAATTCGGAATCCAATAGAAATGAACACAACTTGGCCCGAAGTTGAAGCTAAGTTAAATGCAAGTGATGAGTATTTAAGTTTGTTTGACCAAGCGTACAACGCGGATAGGGTCGATTCGGTCCTTGTGACCAAAGCTATTTCTCAATTTCTTCGAACCCTCATTTCCGGCAATTCTAAGTTTGATAAATGGTACAATCAGCAGTCCATACAATTGAGCGAATCAGAAACACGTGGCTTTGTACTCTTCAATGGTGAAGGAGCTGATTGCTTCCATTGTCACGGATTGGGTGGGCTTATCACCGACAATAAATTCCACAACAATGGTCTGGATGTGACCTTCCAGGATGGTGGTCGATATCTGGTAACTGAGAATGCAGCTGACTTGGGTAAGTTTCGTACTCCAACACTTCGCAACATCGAAATTACTGCACCATACATGCACGATGGAAGGTTCTTTACACTCGAGGAAGTCATTGATCATTATAGCGAACACATTCTGCAATCTCCAACTCTCGATCCTTTGATGAAGTTGGTTGGCAACGGAGGCGCGCAGCTCACTCAACAGGAAAAGCAAGATCTGCTCGCATTCCTAAAAACATTCACGGATGAGGAATTCCTCAGTAATCCTGATCTAAGCGACCCAAATCCTTGA
- a CDS encoding transporter: protein MKQFILGLGLLTMSSLSVQACDQCGCASSGFMGIVPQFGKHYVGLRYSFQQFKTTHLGSLYDTAEQERSVENFHSVELLGRYVPHKRVQLLASLPFTYRIQKSNISGSFVGYGIGDATIGAVYTVLSTPDTVGKKVRHNILVGAGLKIPTGATQLKQDNEVLHQNLQPGSGSWDPNFNLRYILRIKRWGVSSLINYKLNTTNRFDYKFGDRITGIVGAFYWTIYRNVTFMPQVALNADYAMTDIDNRRRQVKTGGYLLTARAEVQIGYKRFMSSLGYGLPIGYELGAGEVTPKHQFNFSILFLI, encoded by the coding sequence ATGAAACAGTTTATTCTTGGGCTTGGTCTATTGACCATGTCAAGTTTGAGCGTACAGGCCTGTGATCAATGTGGTTGTGCGTCAAGCGGTTTTATGGGTATAGTGCCTCAGTTTGGAAAGCATTATGTTGGTTTGCGATACAGCTTCCAACAGTTTAAAACCACGCATTTAGGTTCTCTGTATGATACAGCAGAACAGGAACGCAGTGTCGAAAACTTTCATTCTGTAGAGTTGCTTGGTAGATATGTGCCACACAAGCGTGTTCAACTACTGGCTTCGCTTCCGTTCACATACCGCATACAAAAATCGAATATCAGCGGGTCGTTTGTAGGTTATGGAATAGGAGATGCTACCATTGGAGCCGTTTATACGGTGCTTTCTACACCAGACACGGTTGGAAAAAAGGTAAGGCACAACATACTTGTCGGAGCTGGGTTGAAGATACCAACTGGTGCAACTCAGCTGAAACAGGATAATGAAGTACTGCATCAAAACTTGCAGCCAGGATCAGGTAGTTGGGACCCCAACTTTAATCTCCGTTACATTCTCCGCATAAAACGATGGGGGGTATCAAGTTTGATCAATTACAAGTTAAATACAACAAATCGGTTCGATTACAAATTCGGAGACCGAATAACTGGCATTGTTGGAGCATTCTATTGGACCATCTACCGAAACGTTACGTTTATGCCGCAGGTAGCGCTAAACGCTGATTATGCCATGACAGATATTGATAATCGCAGGCGACAAGTAAAAACGGGAGGTTATTTGCTTACAGCCCGTGCAGAAGTTCAAATCGGTTACAAACGATTTATGTCATCGCTTGGGTACGGACTCCCAATTGGTTACGAGCTAGGTGCTGGCGAGGTAACGCCTAAGCACCAGTTCAATTTTTCGATTCTATTTCTCATTTAA
- a CDS encoding DUF151 domain-containing protein, translating into MDKIKMGIYGLQYSQTQTGAYALVLEETVGTRRLPIIIGSSEAQAIAIELENMAPTRPLTHDLFRTFAQEFNIDIQEVIIYNFVDGVFYGKIVCSDGKNDVEIDCRPSDAIALAVRFKCPIYTHEFILNAAAFEKDQGGSGIRPLAIEDADSGPEQNGLSELTEQELDEALNDALAKEDYEEASQIRDEMNRRKK; encoded by the coding sequence ATGGATAAGATTAAAATGGGCATATATGGGCTGCAGTACAGCCAAACCCAAACTGGCGCATACGCGTTGGTTCTGGAAGAAACTGTAGGCACGCGGAGGCTTCCGATCATCATTGGTAGTTCCGAAGCTCAGGCCATTGCCATTGAGTTGGAGAATATGGCCCCAACGCGCCCGCTGACGCACGATCTGTTCCGCACATTCGCACAAGAATTCAATATTGACATCCAAGAAGTCATCATCTACAATTTTGTAGATGGTGTCTTCTATGGAAAGATCGTTTGCAGCGATGGGAAGAACGATGTGGAGATCGATTGCAGACCATCGGATGCCATTGCGCTTGCCGTTCGGTTCAAATGTCCGATTTACACACACGAATTCATTTTGAATGCTGCCGCCTTTGAGAAAGACCAAGGCGGATCGGGCATTCGTCCGCTTGCCATAGAGGATGCTGACTCAGGCCCAGAACAGAACGGATTGAGCGAGCTCACAGAACAGGAACTTGATGAAGCGCTGAATGATGCGCTGGCCAAGGAAGATTACGAGGAAGCATCTCAGATTAGAGATGAAATGAATCGTAGAAAGAAATAA